One genomic segment of Dysosmobacter sp. Marseille-Q4140 includes these proteins:
- a CDS encoding iron ABC transporter permease, which yields MSKKALPKKPLTKKRLKNLILNVVTNPFNMVVLVSLVILFCLIIIPLLTMISTTFTAAQAEVMRRRIEGAQVGDFTLYYWTYMLASNMSKAVLWEPLLNSLIIGACVVVISVPLGSVLAWLMVRTDIPGKKALSMLVIIPYMIPSWTKALSWLAVFRNATSGADGFLAGMGLPIPDWLAYGPIAIILCMSMHYYAFSYIMVSGALRSINSELEEMGEIQGASKPQILRHITLPLIMPSILSAMIMTISKSIGTYGVAANLGNRIGFYTLATKMRVFIDQGPQGVGYAMSLVLVGLAAAIIFSNQRVVGVRKSYATVGGKGGRHTLMPLGKAKTPLMAFLVVFLFLAMVMPMFVLIMETFQVTTGNGYGLDNLTLYNWIGTVGEADKYINLPGIFRSKEFLSALWNTVRLTLIASIITAICGQFLGYISSRGRGKWYGNLTEQLVFVPYLMSGIAFSTMYFAMFSVPHFGGLIPSLYGTFTLIVLTSVVKHFPFASKSGTANMLSISVELEEAADIAGASFWKRMASIIVPLAKNGFISGFMLTFISIAKELDLIIIMMTPTTRTMSYLAFTYSQDGYNQMADAISVVVLLFILVCYIIANRFGADIGKSWG from the coding sequence GTGTCAAAGAAAGCCCTCCCCAAAAAGCCGCTGACCAAGAAGCGGCTGAAGAACCTGATCTTGAACGTGGTGACGAACCCGTTCAACATGGTCGTGCTGGTGAGCCTGGTGATCTTGTTCTGCCTGATCATCATCCCCCTGCTGACCATGATCTCCACCACGTTCACCGCGGCCCAGGCCGAGGTCATGCGGCGGAGAATTGAAGGCGCCCAGGTGGGCGACTTCACCCTTTACTACTGGACGTACATGCTGGCCAGCAACATGTCAAAGGCCGTTTTGTGGGAGCCTCTGCTCAACTCGCTGATCATCGGCGCGTGCGTGGTGGTCATCTCTGTGCCGCTGGGCTCCGTTCTGGCATGGCTGATGGTCCGTACCGACATCCCCGGCAAGAAGGCCCTGAGCATGCTGGTGATCATCCCCTACATGATCCCCTCCTGGACCAAGGCTTTGAGCTGGCTGGCCGTGTTCCGCAATGCCACCAGCGGCGCCGATGGATTCCTGGCCGGCATGGGACTCCCCATCCCTGACTGGCTGGCCTATGGACCCATCGCCATCATCCTCTGCATGTCCATGCACTACTACGCATTTTCCTATATCATGGTTTCCGGCGCGCTTCGCTCCATCAACTCCGAGCTGGAGGAGATGGGCGAGATCCAGGGCGCCAGCAAGCCCCAGATCCTGCGCCACATCACCCTGCCCCTGATCATGCCGTCCATCCTGTCGGCCATGATCATGACCATCAGTAAGTCCATCGGTACATACGGTGTGGCGGCCAACCTGGGCAACCGCATCGGTTTCTACACCCTGGCCACCAAGATGCGTGTGTTCATCGACCAGGGTCCCCAGGGCGTCGGCTATGCCATGAGCCTGGTGCTGGTGGGCCTGGCTGCGGCCATCATCTTCTCCAACCAGAGAGTGGTGGGCGTCCGCAAGTCCTATGCCACCGTGGGCGGCAAGGGCGGCCGGCACACCCTGATGCCTCTGGGCAAGGCCAAGACTCCCCTGATGGCCTTCCTGGTGGTGTTCCTGTTCCTGGCCATGGTAATGCCCATGTTCGTGCTGATCATGGAGACCTTCCAGGTTACCACCGGCAACGGCTACGGCCTCGACAACCTGACGCTTTACAACTGGATCGGCACCGTGGGCGAGGCTGACAAGTACATCAACCTGCCCGGCATCTTCCGCAGCAAGGAGTTCCTGAGCGCTCTGTGGAACACGGTCCGCCTGACCCTGATCGCCTCTATCATCACCGCCATTTGCGGCCAGTTCCTGGGCTACATCAGTTCCCGCGGCCGCGGCAAGTGGTACGGCAACCTGACGGAGCAGTTGGTGTTCGTGCCCTACCTGATGAGCGGCATCGCCTTCTCCACCATGTACTTCGCCATGTTCTCCGTGCCTCATTTCGGCGGCCTGATCCCCTCCCTGTACGGCACCTTTACCCTGATCGTTCTGACCTCCGTGGTCAAGCACTTCCCCTTTGCCAGTAAATCCGGTACGGCCAACATGTTGTCCATCAGTGTGGAGCTGGAGGAGGCAGCAGACATTGCCGGTGCCAGCTTCTGGAAACGGATGGCCTCCATTATCGTGCCTCTGGCGAAGAACGGCTTCATCTCCGGCTTCATGCTGACCTTCATCTCCATTGCCAAGGAGCTGGACCTGATCATCATCATGATGACTCCCACTACCCGGACCATGTCCTACCTGGCCTTCACGTATTCCCAGGACGGTTACAACCAGATGGCCGACGCCATTTCCGTCGTTGTGCTGCTGTTCATCCTGGTGTGCTATATCATCGCCAACCGGTTCGGCGCCGATATCGGCAAGAGCTGGGGCTGA
- a CDS encoding HAD family hydrolase, producing MNTDIRFIFFDLGGTFRVIKEDPAYLAAAKTKIAELCGVQVEDPCAWFDTVIDKRYDKYREWALKFMCEAPEEVLWTRWLAYDCDRDLILKNAGELTYQYRQTKGIRTVVDGGAETVKELCARGYTLGIISDLVGRREVNEWLDADGLRPYFKTVQQSSITYVRKPGPAIYYYAMDEVQAQPENCCYVGDNLNRDIVGAKACAFGMTVTVQYDPKKPLKLTEENMPDAKVYTFPQLLDIFPARGHVAVDKLVLPTDGQ from the coding sequence ATGAATACTGATATCCGCTTCATCTTTTTCGACCTGGGCGGCACCTTCCGGGTCATCAAGGAGGACCCCGCCTATCTGGCCGCCGCCAAGACCAAAATCGCGGAGCTGTGCGGCGTGCAGGTAGAGGACCCCTGCGCCTGGTTCGACACCGTGATCGACAAGCGCTACGACAAGTACCGGGAGTGGGCCCTGAAATTCATGTGCGAGGCGCCGGAGGAGGTCCTTTGGACCCGCTGGCTGGCCTACGACTGCGACCGGGACCTGATCTTGAAAAACGCCGGGGAGCTGACCTATCAGTACCGCCAGACCAAGGGCATCCGCACCGTGGTGGACGGCGGCGCCGAGACCGTGAAGGAGCTGTGCGCCAGAGGCTACACCCTGGGCATCATCTCTGACCTGGTGGGCCGCCGGGAGGTGAACGAGTGGCTGGACGCCGACGGCCTGCGGCCCTACTTTAAGACCGTCCAGCAGTCCTCCATCACCTACGTCCGCAAGCCCGGGCCCGCCATCTACTACTATGCCATGGATGAGGTCCAGGCCCAGCCGGAAAACTGCTGCTACGTGGGCGACAACCTGAACCGGGACATCGTGGGCGCCAAGGCCTGCGCCTTCGGCATGACCGTGACGGTGCAGTACGACCCCAAGAAGCCCCTGAAGCTGACGGAGGAAAACATGCCCGACGCCAAGGTCTACACCTTCCCGCAGCTGCTGGACATCTTCCCCGCCCGGGGCCATGTGGCCGTCGACAAGCTGGTCCTTCCCACCGACGGGCAGTAA
- a CDS encoding HAD family hydrolase produces MTPDITTIFFDVGNTLRIVLKDQAFIDKAEADLMELIQTKETHDELFAKLEERWKAYRKLSKSTLLDASEGELWTQYMLPDYDTNMIFANAPRLTRLWRDHDGRRVARPDAVATLKELCARGYTLGIIANTVTETEIPDWMAADGVAQYFKTTILSSKVRLRKPDPAIYHLACRCIGSPEAQCAYVGDNPVRDVEGTQAAGFAMMIRIDEPDTLNMEKATGKEFTPDHVITSLSQLLDIFPARN; encoded by the coding sequence ATGACACCCGATATCACGACCATCTTTTTTGACGTTGGCAATACCCTTCGTATCGTTCTGAAGGACCAGGCGTTCATCGACAAGGCGGAAGCGGACCTGATGGAGCTGATCCAGACCAAGGAGACCCACGACGAGCTCTTCGCCAAGTTGGAGGAGCGGTGGAAGGCCTACCGCAAGCTATCCAAGTCCACACTGCTGGACGCCTCCGAGGGCGAGCTGTGGACCCAGTACATGCTGCCGGACTACGACACCAACATGATCTTCGCCAACGCGCCCCGGCTGACCCGCCTGTGGCGGGACCACGATGGCCGCCGGGTGGCCCGGCCCGACGCCGTGGCGACCCTGAAGGAGCTGTGCGCCAGAGGCTACACCCTGGGCATTATCGCCAACACCGTCACCGAGACCGAGATCCCCGACTGGATGGCCGCCGACGGCGTGGCCCAGTACTTCAAAACCACCATCCTCTCCTCCAAGGTCCGCCTGCGCAAGCCGGATCCGGCCATCTATCACCTGGCCTGCCGCTGTATCGGCTCCCCCGAGGCCCAGTGCGCCTATGTGGGCGATAACCCGGTCCGTGACGTGGAGGGCACCCAGGCCGCGGGCTTCGCCATGATGATCCGCATCGATGAGCCGGATACTCTGAACATGGAGAAGGCCACCGGTAAGGAGTTCACCCCCGACCATGTGATCACCAGTCTGAGCCAGCTGCTGGATATCTTTCCTGCCAGAAATTGA
- a CDS encoding DUF47 family protein — MFKRKESLNFYHLLIQQVTVIRDAVAALCRYCEDPTQENGDFVKVKEKEADAIRRELVEDINRTFITPIDREDLFRLSSSADDLADYAWTTVKELRIYEIPPDEHLITMSNTLLQMADGLLLCVQNLEKDHAKVYQEATRVKKLENTLNVQFHKSMTELFAGDDFRRILKYREIYSHLNHASDKGDASADILLDIIVKL, encoded by the coding sequence ATGTTCAAACGGAAAGAAAGTCTCAACTTTTATCATCTGCTGATCCAGCAGGTCACCGTCATCCGGGACGCAGTGGCGGCTCTGTGCCGCTATTGTGAGGACCCCACTCAGGAAAACGGCGACTTCGTGAAAGTGAAGGAGAAAGAAGCCGATGCCATTCGCCGGGAGCTGGTTGAGGACATCAATCGCACCTTCATCACCCCCATCGACCGGGAGGACCTGTTCCGGCTGTCCTCCTCCGCCGACGATCTGGCCGACTACGCCTGGACCACGGTGAAGGAATTGCGGATCTATGAGATTCCGCCTGACGAACACCTGATCACCATGTCCAATACCCTGCTGCAGATGGCGGATGGACTTCTGCTGTGCGTGCAGAATCTGGAGAAGGACCACGCCAAAGTCTACCAGGAAGCCACACGGGTCAAGAAGCTGGAAAACACGCTTAACGTCCAGTTCCACAAATCCATGACGGAGCTGTTTGCCGGGGACGATTTCCGCCGCATCCTGAAATACCGGGAGATATACAGCCACCTCAACCACGCCTCCGACAAGGGCGACGCCAGCGCCGATATCCTGCTGGATATCATTGTGAAACTTTGA
- a CDS encoding ABC transporter ATP-binding protein: MSRIELKHIDKFYGDNHVLRDINLTIEDGDFMTLLGPSGCGKTTTLRVVSGLERPQNGIMTIDGVEMINADDAYYAEPSKRGLNLVFQSYALWPHMTVYNNIAFGLKIQKMAKEEIDKRVMDSLRMMRIEQYKDRYPTELSGGQQQRVAIARAVASSPKLLLLDEPLSNLDARLRLDMRAELQRLHKELGTTIIYVTHDQVEALTMSTKIALFKEGALNQVATPLELYNNPIDLEAADFIGNPRINLLDGKAEMKNGQLVVKSDLGGHTFPGKDLTNEEFPKSGEFDCVLAIRPEQVIISREPVDGAIPVTVYASQPAGSETIVTLVAGQDEFLSKEIGQAHYELDQKVWAIIDQDKINIYNKATTRLIKRAV; encoded by the coding sequence ATGAGTCGTATTGAATTAAAACATATTGATAAATTTTATGGCGATAACCACGTCCTGCGGGACATCAACCTGACCATTGAGGACGGCGACTTCATGACGCTGCTGGGCCCCTCCGGCTGCGGCAAGACCACTACGCTGCGCGTGGTGTCCGGTCTGGAGCGCCCCCAGAACGGCATCATGACCATCGACGGCGTGGAGATGATCAACGCCGATGACGCCTACTATGCCGAGCCCAGCAAGCGTGGACTGAACCTGGTGTTCCAGTCCTACGCCCTGTGGCCCCACATGACGGTCTACAACAACATTGCCTTCGGCCTGAAGATCCAGAAGATGGCCAAGGAAGAGATCGACAAGCGGGTGATGGACTCTCTGCGGATGATGCGGATTGAGCAGTACAAGGACCGCTATCCCACTGAGCTGTCCGGCGGCCAGCAGCAGCGCGTGGCCATTGCACGTGCTGTGGCCTCCAGCCCCAAGCTGCTGCTGCTGGATGAGCCGTTGTCCAACCTGGATGCTAGGCTCCGTCTGGACATGCGCGCCGAGCTGCAGCGCCTGCACAAGGAACTGGGCACAACCATCATCTACGTCACCCACGACCAGGTCGAGGCTCTGACCATGTCCACCAAGATCGCCCTGTTCAAGGAAGGCGCTCTGAACCAGGTGGCAACGCCTCTGGAGCTGTACAACAACCCCATCGACCTGGAGGCTGCCGACTTCATCGGCAACCCCCGCATCAACCTGCTGGACGGGAAGGCCGAGATGAAGAACGGCCAGCTGGTGGTCAAGAGCGACCTGGGCGGCCATACCTTCCCGGGTAAGGATTTGACCAATGAGGAGTTCCCCAAGAGCGGCGAGTTCGACTGCGTGCTGGCTATCCGGCCTGAACAGGTCATCATCTCCCGGGAGCCGGTGGACGGCGCCATTCCCGTCACTGTCTACGCCAGCCAGCCCGCTGGTTCCGAGACCATCGTTACGCTGGTGGCCGGACAGGATGAATTCCTGTCCAAGGAGATCGGCCAGGCTCACTACGAGTTGGATCAGAAAGTCTGGGCCATCATTGACCAGGACAAGATCAACATTTACAACAAGGCAACCACCCGTCTCATTAAGCGCGCGGTGTGA
- a CDS encoding inorganic phosphate transporter, translated as MPSEISFILLTGMIFVFTYVNGFHDGCNVVATLIASRSMRPNPALAWAAVVEFLSPFAILVVGSSVSNTIQKLVGEAFYTDAGSRDTALAFITAGILAAILWNLTTWRFGIPASSSHALIGGVVGAGIAAFGTGAISWSYFWGKVVLMIFLTPAVSFVLGFLILKLLLALTLHAGVGVNKFFTYAQWLNMTFLAFNHSFNDSQKSIGIVLILMGIYGGAEASIPIWAIVCAALCLSCGIAFGGFKIIKTVGTGIYKVQPIHSFASQLTAGTVILTSSLLGAPVSASQIVSSSIMGVGAAERYKAVRWNVAGKILLSWFITIPIAGSLGALLFFLFSVIY; from the coding sequence GTGCCGTCGGAGATCTCCTTTATTCTGCTGACCGGAATGATTTTCGTCTTTACCTATGTCAACGGATTCCATGACGGCTGCAATGTGGTGGCCACGCTGATCGCAAGCCGCTCCATGCGCCCTAACCCCGCTCTGGCCTGGGCCGCAGTGGTGGAATTTCTCTCTCCCTTTGCCATTCTGGTTGTCGGCTCCAGTGTCTCCAACACCATTCAGAAACTGGTGGGCGAAGCCTTCTACACCGACGCCGGCAGCAGAGACACCGCCCTGGCATTCATCACGGCGGGCATCCTGGCGGCGATCCTCTGGAATCTGACCACCTGGCGCTTCGGCATCCCCGCGTCCTCATCCCACGCGCTGATCGGCGGTGTGGTGGGCGCCGGTATCGCCGCTTTCGGCACCGGCGCCATCTCCTGGTCCTATTTCTGGGGGAAGGTCGTTCTGATGATCTTCCTGACCCCTGCGGTCAGCTTCGTGCTGGGGTTTTTGATTTTGAAGCTGCTGCTGGCCCTGACCCTTCACGCGGGAGTTGGCGTCAACAAATTCTTTACATACGCACAGTGGCTGAACATGACCTTTCTGGCCTTTAACCACTCCTTCAACGACTCTCAAAAATCCATCGGCATCGTGCTGATCCTCATGGGGATCTACGGCGGTGCGGAGGCCAGTATTCCCATTTGGGCCATTGTCTGTGCGGCTCTGTGCCTGTCCTGCGGAATCGCCTTCGGCGGTTTCAAGATCATTAAGACGGTGGGCACCGGTATCTATAAGGTCCAGCCCATCCACTCCTTTGCCTCGCAGCTGACGGCCGGTACCGTAATCCTGACCTCCTCCCTGCTGGGCGCGCCGGTATCCGCCAGCCAGATCGTCTCCTCCTCCATCATGGGCGTGGGCGCGGCGGAGCGCTACAAGGCCGTCCGCTGGAACGTGGCCGGCAAGATCCTGCTGTCCTGGTTCATCACTATCCCCATCGCCGGCTCTCTGGGCGCGTTACTGTTTTTCCTGTTCTCTGTGATTTACTGA
- a CDS encoding HAD-IA family hydrolase, translated as MELKKRYKAVFFDLGGTLRIALNDEPYMRHARRKMAEIAGTDLPYEEFYQLVEERYEPYRKWALGEFKESGDEELWCKWLLPDYDPVRIAQVCHELSFQYRQTKGRRVVVDGGEEVLRTLHERGYRLGIISNLIGENEVPDWLEEDGLDQYFSSVVLSSVCHLRKPGAEIYRIASRELGVDLADCVSVADNVKRDLTGAVEAGVGCNIIFRSPEKKHPVDVGGPVRPDAVISDFREILDLLPALN; from the coding sequence ATGGAACTGAAGAAGCGTTACAAGGCGGTATTTTTTGACCTGGGCGGCACGCTGCGCATCGCCCTCAACGACGAGCCCTACATGCGCCACGCCCGCCGCAAAATGGCGGAGATCGCCGGCACGGACCTGCCCTATGAGGAGTTCTACCAGCTGGTGGAGGAGCGCTACGAGCCCTACCGCAAGTGGGCGCTGGGCGAATTCAAGGAGTCCGGCGACGAGGAGCTGTGGTGCAAGTGGCTGCTTCCGGACTATGACCCGGTCCGCATCGCCCAGGTCTGTCACGAGCTGTCCTTCCAGTACCGGCAGACCAAGGGCCGCCGGGTGGTAGTGGACGGCGGTGAGGAGGTCCTCCGTACCCTCCATGAGCGGGGTTACCGCCTGGGCATCATCTCCAACCTGATCGGCGAGAACGAGGTGCCCGACTGGCTGGAGGAGGACGGTCTGGACCAGTACTTCTCCAGCGTGGTTCTCTCCTCCGTGTGCCATCTGCGCAAGCCGGGCGCCGAGATCTACCGCATCGCTTCCCGGGAGCTGGGCGTGGATCTGGCGGACTGCGTGTCCGTGGCCGACAATGTCAAGCGGGACCTGACCGGCGCCGTGGAGGCCGGTGTGGGCTGCAACATCATCTTCCGCTCGCCCGAGAAGAAGCATCCGGTGGATGTCGGCGGACCCGTCCGCCCCGACGCGGTGATCTCCGATTTCCGGGAGATCCTGGATCTTCTGCCCGCCTTGAACTGA
- a CDS encoding phosphoglycerate mutase (2,3-diphosphoglycerate-independent) produces the protein MSQINHGGAQLAEAVKRAYELGQDDYHLEPMVLTENGVPVGRIQDNDAVIFCCRRGEREIELTEMFTDKDFSAVDIHKLNNLDFSILTLYHDKFKDLPIAFAPEHVEKPLAQVLSEAGKTQLHCAESEKFAHVTFFFNGGENNPFPGEDDICIPSPKGIDFDQQPELSLPKVTDTLTDALGKYDFIVTNFANGDVIGHTQNTAAKLEACAHVSRALEKVVGDALSKGYVVAVTADHGNIEKLYTAAGKPDGAHTTNLVAFVMMDPADPTPIQLRDGALSDVAPTVLDVMGIPQPAVMTGKSLAEGRDWGKDRKMLLIICDGWGLGPGDEGDAIHISDTPYWDSLLAGQSWSKLHASGEHVGLGAGKAGNSEAGHSNLGAGRCVMQDDVRLDAAVKDGSFQRNPVFLEAVEHVKKNHSSLHLLAYLTYKSSHGCIDYPLSICAMAKEQGLEQVYFHIIFDGRSTEPGSAPKLLGELDQKLEEIGLGLVVDGAGRGVVLDRDKNYDKVKRGYDAMVDGTGTQYA, from the coding sequence ATGTCTCAGATCAACCATGGCGGCGCCCAGCTGGCGGAGGCCGTCAAGCGGGCATATGAACTGGGCCAGGACGACTATCATCTGGAGCCCATGGTCCTGACGGAGAACGGCGTCCCTGTGGGCCGCATCCAGGACAACGACGCTGTCATCTTCTGCTGCCGCCGGGGCGAGCGGGAGATCGAGCTGACGGAGATGTTCACCGACAAGGACTTCAGCGCCGTGGACATCCACAAGCTCAACAACCTGGATTTCTCCATTCTGACCCTGTATCACGACAAGTTCAAGGACCTGCCCATCGCCTTTGCGCCGGAGCACGTGGAAAAGCCCCTGGCCCAGGTCCTCTCCGAGGCCGGCAAGACCCAGCTTCACTGCGCCGAGTCCGAGAAGTTCGCCCATGTGACCTTCTTCTTCAACGGCGGCGAGAACAACCCCTTCCCCGGTGAGGACGACATCTGCATCCCTTCCCCCAAGGGCATCGACTTTGACCAGCAGCCGGAGCTGTCCCTGCCCAAGGTCACCGACACCCTGACCGACGCCCTGGGCAAGTATGACTTCATCGTCACCAACTTCGCCAACGGCGACGTCATCGGCCACACCCAGAACACCGCCGCTAAGCTGGAGGCCTGCGCCCATGTGAGCCGGGCCCTGGAAAAGGTGGTGGGCGACGCCCTGTCCAAGGGCTATGTGGTGGCTGTCACCGCCGATCACGGCAACATCGAAAAGCTCTATACTGCCGCAGGCAAGCCCGACGGCGCCCACACCACCAACCTGGTGGCCTTCGTCATGATGGACCCCGCCGATCCCACGCCCATCCAGCTGCGGGACGGCGCCCTCAGCGACGTGGCCCCCACGGTGCTGGACGTCATGGGCATCCCCCAGCCTGCTGTCATGACCGGCAAGTCCCTGGCGGAGGGCCGTGACTGGGGCAAGGACCGCAAGATGCTCCTCATCATCTGCGACGGCTGGGGCCTGGGCCCCGGCGACGAGGGCGACGCCATCCACATCTCCGACACACCCTACTGGGACAGCCTGCTGGCGGGTCAGTCCTGGTCCAAGCTGCACGCCTCCGGTGAGCACGTGGGCCTGGGCGCCGGAAAGGCCGGCAACTCCGAGGCGGGCCACTCCAACCTGGGCGCCGGCCGCTGCGTCATGCAGGACGACGTCCGCCTGGACGCCGCCGTCAAGGACGGCAGCTTCCAGCGCAACCCGGTGTTCCTGGAGGCCGTGGAGCACGTGAAGAAGAACCACTCCTCCCTGCACCTGCTGGCTTACCTCACCTACAAGTCCTCCCACGGCTGCATCGACTATCCCCTGTCCATCTGCGCCATGGCCAAGGAGCAGGGCCTGGAGCAGGTCTACTTCCACATCATCTTCGACGGCCGCTCCACGGAGCCCGGCTCCGCTCCCAAGCTGCTGGGCGAGCTGGACCAGAAGCTGGAGGAGATCGGCCTGGGCCTGGTGGTGGACGGCGCCGGCCGCGGCGTGGTCCTGGACCGGGACAAGAATTACGACAAGGTCAAGCGGGGCTACGACGCCATGGTGGACGGCACCGGCACGCAGTACGCATAA
- a CDS encoding HAD family hydrolase codes for MINTVLFDMGGTLEDIYSDAASKMAAAQGVLRILRSHGVDVRVDEDTALRMLTEGWDRYAAYRNPSQRELKPEEIWGDYVLTDFGLDFETVQPFAEELAHMWEVTHYYRSLRPRVKEMLEGLKGLGMKLGVISNTASLYQVYEILKEYGIREYFQDVTLSSVTGYRKPDPNIFKVSLYQVQSDPAECAYVGDTFSRDVIGPQNMGFGMTFHIHSFLTASRDTDIPDTVKPTYSIQDIYEVYTILRDLKQGEGVRPA; via the coding sequence ATGATCAACACCGTATTGTTTGATATGGGAGGGACCCTGGAGGATATCTACTCCGACGCGGCGAGCAAGATGGCCGCGGCCCAGGGCGTCCTCCGGATCCTGCGCAGCCACGGTGTGGACGTCCGGGTGGACGAGGACACCGCTCTCCGGATGCTGACCGAGGGCTGGGACCGGTACGCCGCGTACCGCAATCCCTCTCAGCGGGAGCTGAAGCCGGAGGAGATCTGGGGCGATTATGTGCTGACGGACTTCGGCCTGGATTTCGAGACGGTCCAGCCCTTCGCAGAGGAGCTGGCCCATATGTGGGAAGTGACCCACTATTACCGGAGCCTGCGGCCCCGGGTCAAGGAGATGCTGGAGGGATTGAAGGGCCTGGGCATGAAGCTGGGCGTCATCAGCAACACCGCCAGCTTGTATCAGGTCTACGAGATCCTGAAGGAATACGGTATCCGGGAGTATTTCCAGGATGTGACCCTCTCCTCCGTGACCGGCTACCGTAAGCCTGACCCCAACATCTTCAAGGTCTCCCTGTACCAGGTCCAGTCCGACCCGGCGGAGTGCGCCTATGTGGGCGACACCTTCTCCCGGGATGTGATCGGCCCCCAGAACATGGGCTTTGGGATGACCTTCCACATCCACTCCTTCCTGACGGCTTCCCGGGATACGGACATCCCCGACACGGTGAAGCCCACCTATTCCATCCAGGACATCTATGAGGTCTATACCATCCTGCGGGATCTCAAGCAGGGAGAGGGTGTCCGCCCGGCCTGA
- a CDS encoding LacI family DNA-binding transcriptional regulator: MKSVTLKDVARAAGVSYATVSRALSGSSQIGSDTRERIIKLCDEMGYTTNYVARSMVMKKTDLIGLVMPSIDNEFMSQLAHYAEMSARTHGYNIMLCNSGPDLKQEKTVVKLLLGRKVDGILIVPQSPKTYENIQAYTDQVPTVFLSENLRDQPQSYVSVDNSLGTFLGMEYLYSLGHRDILYFGRRHSTTHQLRAEGYIRACQEMGLKQRFFNSEYSRSSIENGYQMAKELFSQPIDYTAIFASTDSNALGLLKAADELHIAIPERLSLIGFDNIPATALPRIDLTTIEQPMRAMAVQAVDMLLDKIERGTQGYVHQIMTPSLVKRGTCRSLQ, translated from the coding sequence ATGAAAAGTGTGACTTTGAAGGACGTGGCCAGGGCTGCCGGAGTCTCCTATGCCACGGTATCCAGGGCGCTGTCCGGCAGTTCGCAGATCGGAAGTGATACCCGGGAACGAATCATCAAGCTGTGCGATGAGATGGGCTATACCACCAACTATGTGGCCCGGTCCATGGTGATGAAGAAAACGGACCTGATCGGCCTGGTAATGCCGTCCATCGACAATGAATTCATGTCTCAGTTGGCCCACTATGCGGAGATGAGCGCCCGTACCCACGGATACAACATCATGCTGTGCAACTCCGGTCCGGATCTCAAACAGGAAAAGACGGTGGTGAAGCTGCTGCTGGGCCGGAAGGTGGACGGCATCCTGATCGTGCCCCAGAGCCCCAAGACCTACGAGAACATCCAGGCCTATACCGACCAGGTCCCTACAGTGTTTCTCAGCGAGAACCTGCGGGACCAGCCCCAAAGTTATGTATCCGTGGACAATAGTCTTGGCACCTTTCTTGGGATGGAATACCTCTATTCCCTGGGGCATCGGGATATTCTGTACTTTGGCCGCCGCCACTCCACCACGCATCAGCTGCGGGCGGAAGGGTATATCCGCGCCTGTCAGGAGATGGGACTCAAGCAGCGGTTTTTCAACAGCGAGTATTCCCGTTCCTCGATCGAAAATGGCTATCAAATGGCCAAGGAGCTGTTCTCCCAACCCATTGACTATACCGCCATTTTTGCCTCCACAGATTCCAACGCCCTGGGCCTTCTGAAGGCTGCGGACGAGCTGCATATTGCCATTCCTGAGCGGCTGAGCCTGATTGGCTTCGATAATATTCCCGCCACGGCTTTGCCCCGGATTGATTTGACCACTATTGAGCAGCCCATGCGGGCCATGGCGGTTCAGGCGGTGGATATGCTGCTGGACAAAATCGAGCGGGGGACCCAGGGATATGTCCATCAGATTATGACACCCAGTCTTGTCAAACGGGGCACCTGCCGCTCGCTGCAGTAA